The Labrus bergylta chromosome 23, fLabBer1.1, whole genome shotgun sequence genome includes the window tttatattaaaacatgacgttgttttcatttcaggatCCATCATCTCAAAGAAAGGTGCCGAGTCTCTGTCCGCTCTGGTTCTGGATGTGAAGTTTGGTCGAGCCGCTCTCTATAAAGACCTGCAGAGCGCTAAAGAATTAGCCCAGTCTCTCGTAAGGAATAAAACATTGTCATATTATTCATTATACCTGTCAAGATACCTGTCCAACAAAGTGATTACAAACAAGCTGCAGGCCGACTCCACAGGCGCGCccagatgttgtttttcacatgCACTCAGTTGTTTTTGGAGCGACCGCGTTTATGGTGACGGTTATTTGTGTGATCAGGTCCTTAAGTCAAGATTTATCCACAGGAGGCGCCAAAATCGACAGaatccaaaagttcctcacaggagctttaattactaaaacaaatgaaactgttgttataacttttatttaatggtTACTGTGTGACTAAAGGTGAATGCAGGAAATGGCCTGGGCATGCGTACAGGGGCGGTGCTTAGCTGTATGGACGCTACGATTGGTCGATTTGTAGGAAACAGCCTGGAGGTGATCGAGTCTTTGGAGACGCTGAAGGGAAGAGGACCCGACGACCTGATGGAGCTCGTCACGACTTTGGGTAACGGCAGGACCTGACATTAACGAACGACATTAAATCATTAagttaactttctttttttcttcagcagaCGTTTGAAAAGTAATGTCGATTTTATTCTTCACTCGTTTTGTTTCCGTCTCTTCAGGCGGCTTTTTGTTGATGACGACCGGCTCGGCGTCCAACCTATCAGAGGGCAGAAAGAAGATTTCTGAGGCTGTGACTGGTGGAGCCGCTCTGTCTAAATTCCAGGCCATGATGGAGAAACAGGGCGTGGCCAAAGAGATGGCTCGCTTGCTTTGCTCCGCCCACTCAGATTACTACAGCGTCCTGAGAAAAGCCAAACATCAGAAGGAACTGAAGACATCAGCAGAGGGTAAAACTGTcacaagacacaacacaacattcaaactaagccccgcctcctgggctcatcaccaCCAGAAGCCACGCCCACTGCAGTACGTAGTGTTTAGGTTTATTGCGTGCAGCTTGGTACGGTGAAAATGGTGCCCTGTGTGAGTGCACGCCAAGTTTGGTCAATTTTGGGGGTGTGTTATACGTCATTTGGACAAATTCATTAATCTCTCCGCTTCCTCCTGCAGGTGTTGCCGTGGACTTCGACGGTTTGGTGCTCGCTGAAATTCTTCACAAATTGGGGGCGGGGCGATCAAAGGCCGGAgaacctgtcaatcacagcgtGGGGGCAGAGCTACTGGTGTCACTCGGTCAGAGGGTTGTGAAAGGTAAGAgatcgatgatgatgatgacggtgaGTTCAAGGACCTTCTCTGATGTCTGATTTGTGTAATTTCAGGCGAGCCCTGGCTGCGGCTACACTACGAGGATCCCGCTCCGACCACAGACCAGATCAGTCGACTGCAGAGCGCGCTCACTGTGGGGAAATACGAcgacgcacaaacacaacacaaaatgtcATTAGTGAAGGAACTAATGCTAAACTGAATATCCAGACTCCCTTCATGTTTGAATCTTTAAAATTTTAATCAAGTAAGAAATGTTATGATTAACAATTTTAACGGCAGATTTTAACAcaacaaaagcccaaaaataataaatgtgaagCTGCAAAACTACAGTTTAAAAGTATCCTCTAATGCAGTGGTatccaaacattttttcttgcgggccaaaatagtcgtgttagaatcgctggCGGgtcacaggttttgttttttaaaatatagttgaaaaaatagtcaggctttgtagatcagaatcaaaaggctcgctaaagataccctttaataaaaggaaatcaaatattttgatttcttcgttctaatttatttgttttttttctcagaatcaagtctgtaacgtggttcattttaaaacaaaaagctttctgcatttagctcaggtcattaaatggttaaacaacggTCCGctttgcatacgtttttttttcatagtttacaaaaaaatgtggaaaatagtaaaagctgtagatttaaaaaacaacaacaacatacatgtcactgaacattttctattttaggaatattgttcagcccttgttaacatgaaaaagaaaaagaagataatgtgccaatcttaatcaaggcctcgggccaaaatcttctgattcttcatttgaagtcacgggccgctAAAAAATCCCTCaagggccgcactttggacacccctgctctaatgtgttgtgttgttgttcatttaaatccaataattaaaagagacaggaagtgaaatgaTCATCACGACGTCTGCTTGTGTGAATTAAGTGTGAATAAAAGACATCTCATTAACACgcaccctgctgctgctgttctgttTCCTGCCGAAAAAGATGCTCTGATTGTTTCCTGACTCTGTGGGTGATCCTGAACGCAACATGTCTGTAACAAGTTATTTATGTTTGTAGATTAAATAGTGAGTAATGTTGCTGTGTGACCACTAGAGGGCTCCAGAGGACGTCATGATGAAGCCAGATTAATGAggtctttatttactttttaagcTTCAGAGGTGATCTctgattctttattttaatgttgacatgtTCACTTATTCCTCCCAATCTTACTGTAGAtcattttatgtaaaaacatGGTACATGTatccaggggcgtgtccaaactttttaaaCTGGTGTGGCCTCCCAGGTTTGTGACTCATGAGGAGAGCCGGATGTTCTGGCTCTGCTGATGATTTGTTATGTTGCGATGCATAACTGGTTTTGACTTTATTCTACCTGCTCAGGTGAGACAAAGACGATGAGTAGGTTTGaatatttaatctttattttcatgttttggaaTCATTATTGTCGCTTTTTAGTTATTGCGTCATACTCTGCTTgattgtttgcttgtttgtttgttttggaagtCAATATGGAGTCCATCCCGGATCTGATCAAGAAGAAGAGAGACGGAAAGGAGCTGTGTGACCAGGAAATCAAAACTTTCATCCAGGCCGTGACGAACAAAACCATTCAGGAATGTCAGATCGGTACGAAAACTTTCAACGAAAAGATTCAACGTTTCCCTGAATCTGATCTCATTTCATCACCTGCGTTTTTTCTCGTCAGGGGCCATGCTGATGGCAATCTGGCAGAAGGGGATGGTCAACACGGAGACCACGACTCTGACCCGAGAGATGATGTCATCGGGGGAGGTGATGTCATGGCCAAAGGAGTGGGAGGGGCGTGTAGTTGATAAACACTCAACAGGAGGGGTGGGAGATAAAGTCAGTCTGGTGTTAGCGCCGGCGCTAGCTGCCTGTGGATGCAAggtacacaaccacacacacacacacacacacacacacacacacacacacacacacatgctgtttgttgattttcatttactgcataaaataattgaatgtagCCTCTGTGATGTCAGCTATGTTCATATTTTCCTCTGACGTCATCATGCACTTTTCAGCTATTTCAAGCTAACTTGAActacaaaacaactggcgctgcattgttgtgttagcatgctaatgctagtgatctttattatgctggtatcttcacactgcatgtaaatttacctgaaatgagcgtgatctagaaacacagttaagcagtgagtacagtatgttattcttcttttctctagtccctcaattaaacaacttttatacacaaggggaggagtcagccggccgtccgggcgatgtaaacaaagtgaagataggactctgaaaactctgaaaacatcacagacagtgggactcgggtgttacacccattgtagacagtcatgactcacagagttattttcagaggagatacttgatttctacatttaagtgtgaaaaatcacaaatgaagacttaaatgaatgaatgaagtgaGAAGGCAGAGCACTTTATCATAGACTTCTATACAATGGGACTTCTTTCGCCCCCTACTGGCCATTAGAAATGCTGCAGGTTTAAGACACTTCAACACTGTCTTCCCTGATTAATCCAACGGGCTTTGTCCTGTTCTTATATAGAGTCTTATATGGTCATTTCTTCTGTGATGTCATAACACTGCaggagtgtgtttctgtctgatcAGGTGCCTATGatcagtgggcggggcttagctCATACAGGAGGAACTCTGGATAAACTGGAATCAATCCCGGGATACAACATCCACCAATCAGCGATAAAGGtgacacaagaaaaaacaacaacaacaacgcagATGCTAAAGCTACACATGagcttgttagcatgttagcattaagctaatAACAATGGCTTACCAAAGAAACCGTTGTTTACCGTTTACAATGTTTAAAAGAAGAGGTACTACCTGGGCAGATTGGATCTTTATACCACTCACACTAAGAATCATCTGTTCTGAGCAGCCTCGAGTCATGAACACTACTCTGACAGGAAGTGGGAAGCAGACCTCAAATAAACCAGATTATCCTGTAGTTCAGAAGTAGATTTACACTTTGTGGCACATTAAGCTGCCAAAGATAGAACCAATGAACAAAACCTGGGACAGAGTTTGACTTTGAGGTTGAACAGTTCAGACAGTATCTGTACGTCTGTATTGAAGTCATTAATAGAAGTTTACTCGTGCAGATTCGGGAGATCCTGGAATCGGTGGGCTGTTGCATTGTGGGTCAGACGGAGATGTTGGTTCCTGCAGATCGAGTCCTGTATGCCCTGCGGGACGCCACCAGCACTGTGGACAGTTTACCCCTGATTACTGGTACTGAACTACTCAATATAGGATGGAATAATACTattaatttatattaaaacatgacgttgttttcatttcaggatCCATCATCTCAAAGAAAGGTGCCGAGTCTCTGTCCGCTCTGGTTCTGGATGTGAAGTTTGGTCGAGCCGCTCTCTATAAAGACCTGCAGAGCGCTAAAGAATTAGCCCAGTCTCTCGTAAGGAATAAAACATTGTCATATTATTCATTATACCTGTCAAGATACCTGTCCAACAAAGTGATTACAAACAAGCTGCAGGCCGACTCCACAGGCGCGCccagatgttgtttttcacatgCACTCAGTTGTTTTTGGAGCGACCGCGTTTATGGTGACGGTTATTTGTGTGATCAGGTCCTTAAGTCAAGATTTATCCACAGGAGGCGCCAAAATCGACAGaatccaaaagttcctcacaggagctttaattactaaaacaaatgaaactgttgttataacttttatttaatggtTACTGTGTGACTAAAGGTGAATGCAGGAAATGGCCTGGGCATGCGTACAGGGGCGGTGCTTAGCTGTATGGACGCTACGATTGGTCGATTTGTAGGAAACAGCCTGGAGGTGATCGAGTCTTTGGAGACGCTGAAGGGAAGAGGACCCGACGACCTGATGGAGCTCGTCACGACTTTGGGTAACGGCAGGACCTGACATTAACGAACGACATTAAATCATTAagttaactttctttttttcttcagcagaCGTTTGAAAAGTAATGTCGATTTTATTCTTCACTCGTTTTGTTTCCGTCTCTTCAGGCGGCTTTTTGTTGATGACGACCGGCTCGGCGTCCAACCTATCAGAGGGCAGAAAGAAGATTTCTGAGGCTGTGACTGGTGGAGCCGCTCTGTCTAAATTCCAGGCCATGATGGAGAAACAGGGCGTGGCCAAAGAGATGGCTCGCTTGCTTTGCTCCGCCCACTCAGATTACTACAGCGTCCTGAGAAAAGCCAAACATCAGAAGGAACTGAAGACATCAGCAGAGGGTAAAACTGTcacaagacacaacacaacattcaaactaagccccgcctcctgggctcatcaccaCCAGAAGCCACGCCCACTGCAGTACGTAGTGTTTAGGTTTATTGCGTGCAGCTTGGTACGGTGAAAATGGTGCCCTGTGTGAGTGCACGCCAAGTTTGGTCAATTTTGGGGGTGTGTTATACGTCATTTGGACAAATTCATTAATCTCTCCGCTTCCTCCTGCAGGTGTTGCCGTGGACTTCGACGGTTTGGTGCTCGCTGAAATTCTTCACAAATTGGGGGCGGGGCGATCAAAGGCCGGAgaacctgtcaatcacagcgtGGGGGCAGAGCTACTGGTGTCACTCGGTCAGAGGGTTGTGAAAGGTAAGAgatcgatgatgatgatgatgatgacggtgaGTTCAAGGACCTTCTCTGATGTCTGATTTGTGTAATTTCAGGCGAGCCCTGGCTGCGGCTACACTACGAGGATCCCGCTCCGACCACAGACCAGATCAGTCGACTGCAGAGCGCGCTCACTGTGGGGAAATACGAcgacgcacaaacacaacacaaaatgtcATTAGTGAAGGAACTAATGCTAAACTGAATATCCAGACTCCCTTCATGTTTGAATCTTTAAAATTTTAATCAAGTAAGAAATGTTATGATTAACAATTTTAACGGCAGATTTTAACAcaacaaaagcccaaaaataataaatgtgaagCTGCAAAACTACAGTTTAAAAGTATCCTCTAATGCAGTGGTatccaaacattttttcttgcgggccaaaatagtcgtgttagaatcgctggCGGgtcacaggttttgttttttaaaatatagttgaaaaaatagtcaggctttgtagatcagaatcaaaaggctcgctaaagataccctttaataaaaggaaatcaaatattttgatttcttcgttctaatttatttgttttttttctcagaatcaagtctgtaacgtggttcattttaaaacaaaaagctttctgcatttagctcaggtcattaaatggttaaacaacggTCCGctttgcatacgtttttttttcatagtttacaaaaaaatgtggaaaatagtaaaagctgtagatttaaaaaacaacaacaacatacatgtcactgaacattttctattttaggaatattgttcagcccttgttaacatgaaaaagaaaaagaagataatgtgccaatcttaatcaaggcctcgggccaaaatcttctgattcttcatttgaagtcacgggccgctAAAAAATCCCTCaagggccgcactttggacacccctgctctaatgtgttgtgttgttgttcatttaaatccaataattaaaagagacaggaagtgaaatgaTCATCACGACGTCTGCTTGTGTGAATTAAGTGTGAATAAAAGACATCTCATTAACACgcaccctgctgctgctgttctgttTCCTGCCGAAAAAGATGCTCTGATTGTTTCCTGACTCTGTGGGTGATCCTGAACGCAACATGTCTGTAACAAGTTATTTATGTTTGTAGATTAAATAGTGAGTAATGTTGCTGTGTGACCACTAGAGGGCTCCAGAGGACGTCATGATGAAGCCAGATTAATGAggtctttatttactttttaagcTTCAGAGGTGATCTctgattctttattttaatgttgacatgtTCACTTATTCCTCCCAATCTTACTGTAGAtcattttatgtaaaaacatGGTACATGTatccaggggcgtgtccaaactttttaaaCTGGTGTGGCCTCCCAGGTTTGTGACTCATGAGGAGAGCCGGATGTTCTGGCTCTGCTGATGATTTGTTATGTTGCGATGCATAACTGGTTTTGACTTTATTCTACCTGCTCAGGTGAGACAAAGACGATGAGTAGGTTTGaatatttaatctttattttcatgttttggaaTCATTATTGTCGCTTTTTAGTTATTGCGTCATACTCTGCTTgattgtttgcttgtttgtttgttttggaagtCAATATGGAGTCCATCCCGGATCTGATCAAGAAGAAGAGAGACGGAAAGGAGCTGTGTGACCAGGAAATCAAAACTTTCATCCAGGCCGTGACGAACAAAACCATTCAGGAATGTCAGATCGGTACGAAAACTTTCAACGAAAAGATTCAACGTTTCCCTGAATCTGATCTCATTTCATCACCTGCGTTTTTTCTCGTCAGGGGCCATGCTGATGGCAATCTGGCAGAAGGGGATGGTCAACACGGAGACCACGACTCTGACCCGAGAGATGATGTCATCGGGGGAGGTGATGTCATGGCCAAAGGAGTGGGAGGGGCGTGTAGTTGATAAACACTCAACAGGAGGGGTGGGAGATAAAGTCAGTCTGGTGTTAGCGCCGGCGCTAGCTGCCTGTGGATGCAAggtacacaaccacacacacacacacacacacacacacacacacacacacacacacatgctgtttgttgattttcatttactgcataaaataattgaatgtagCCTCTGTGATGTCAGCTATGTTCATATTTTCCTCTGACGTCATCATGCACTTTTCAGCTATTTCAAGCTAACTTGAActacaaaacaactggcgctgcattgttgtgttagcatgctaatgctagtgatctttattatgctggtatcttcacactgcatgtaaatttacctgaaatgagcgtgatctagaaacacagttaagcagtgagtacagtatgttattcttcttttctctagtccctcaattaaacaacttttatacacaaggggaggagtcagccggccgtccgggcgatgtaaacaaagtgaagataggactctgaaaactctgaaaacatcacagacagtgggactcgggtgttacacccattgtagacagtcatgactcacagagttattttcagaggagatacttgatttctacatttaagtgtgaaaaatcacaaatgaagacttaaatgaatgaatgaagtgaGAAGGCAGAGCACTTTATCATAGACTTCTATACAATGGGACTTCTTTCGCCCCCTACTGGCCATTAGAAATGCTGCAGGTTTAAGACACTTCAACACTGTCTTCCCTGATTAATCCAACGGGCTTTGTCCTGTTCTTATATAGAGTCTTATATGGTCATTTCTTCTGTGATGTCATAACACTGCaggagtgtgtttctgtctgatcAGGTGCCTATGatcagtgggcggggcttagctCATACAGGAGGAACTCTGGATAAACTGGAATCAATCCCGGGATACAACATCCACCAATCAGCGATAAAGGtgacacaagaaaaaacaacaacaacaacgcagATGCTAAAGCTACACATGagcttgttagcatgttagcattaagctaatAACAATGGCTTACCAAAGAAACCGTTGTTTACCGTTTACAATGTTTAAAAGAAGAGGTACTACCTGGGCAGATTGGATCTTTATACCACTCACACTAAGAATCATCTGTTCTGAGCAGCCTCGAGTCATGAACACTACTCTGACAGGAAGTGGGAAGCAGACCTCAAATAAACCAGATTATCCTGTAGTTCAGAAGTAGATTTACACTTTGTGGCACATTAAGCTGCCAAAGATAGAACCAATGAACAAAACCTGGGACAGAGTTTGACTTTGAGGTTGAACAGTTCAGACAGTATCTGTACGTCTGTATTGAAGTCATTAATAGAAGTTTACTCGTGCAGATTCGGGAGATCCTGGAATCGGTGGGCTGTTGCATTGTGGGTCAGACGGAGATGTTGGTTCCTGCAGATCGAGTCCTGTATGCCCTGCGGGACGCCACCAGCACTGTGGACAGTTTACCCCTGATTACTGGTACTGAACTACTCAATATAGGATGGAATAATACTattaatttatattaaaacatgacgttgttttcatttcaggatCCATCATCTC containing:
- the LOC136177626 gene encoding thymidine phosphorylase-like isoform X1 encodes the protein MINMESIPDLIKKKRDGKELCDQEIKTFIQAVTNKTIQECQIGAMLMAIWQKGMVNTETTTLTREMMSSGEVMSWPKEWEGRVVDKHSTGGVGDKVSLVLAPALAACGCKVPMISGRGLAHTGGTLDKLESIPGYNIHQSAIKIREILESVGCCIVGQTEMLVPADRVLYALRDATSTVDSLPLITGSIISKKGAESLSALVLDVKFGRAALYKDLQSAKELAQSLVNAGNGLGMRTGAVLSCMDATIGRFVGNSLEVIESLETLKGRGPDDLMELVTTLGGFLLMTTGSASNLSEGRKKISEAVTGGAALSKFQAMMEKQGVAKEMARLLCSAHSDYYSVLRKAKHQKELKTSAEGVAVDFDGLVLAEILHKLGAGRSKAGEPVNHSVGAELLVSLGQRVVKGEPWLRLHYEDPAPTTDQISRLQSALTVGKYDDAQTQHKMSLVKELMLN
- the LOC136177626 gene encoding thymidine phosphorylase-like isoform X2: MESIPDLIKKKRDGKELCDQEIKTFIQAVTNKTIQECQIGAMLMAIWQKGMVNTETTTLTREMMSSGEVMSWPKEWEGRVVDKHSTGGVGDKVSLVLAPALAACGCKVPMISGRGLAHTGGTLDKLESIPGYNIHQSAIKIREILESVGCCIVGQTEMLVPADRVLYALRDATSTVDSLPLITGSIISKKGAESLSALVLDVKFGRAALYKDLQSAKELAQSLVNAGNGLGMRTGAVLSCMDATIGRFVGNSLEVIESLETLKGRGPDDLMELVTTLGGFLLMTTGSASNLSEGRKKISEAVTGGAALSKFQAMMEKQGVAKEMARLLCSAHSDYYSVLRKAKHQKELKTSAEGVAVDFDGLVLAEILHKLGAGRSKAGEPVNHSVGAELLVSLGQRVVKGEPWLRLHYEDPAPTTDQISRLQSALTVGKYDDAQTQHKMSLVKELMLN
- the LOC109976767 gene encoding thymidine phosphorylase-like isoform X1; this translates as MINMESIPDLIKKKRDGKELCDQEIKTFIQAVTNKTIQECQIGAMLMAIWQKGMVNTETTTLTREMMSSGEVMSWPKEWEGRVVDKHSTGGVGDKVSLVLAPALAACGCKVPMISGRGLAHTGGTLDKLESIPGYNIHQSAIKIREILESVGCCIVGQTEMLVPADRVLYALRDATSTVDSLPLITGSIISKKGAESLSALVLDVKFGRAALYKDLQSAKELAQSLVNAGNGLGMRTGAVLSCMDATIGRFVGNSLEVIESLETLKGRGPDDLMELVTTLGGFLLMTTGSASNLSEGRKKISEAVTGGAALSKFQAMMEKQGVAKEMARLLCSAHSDYYSVLRKAKHQKELKTSAEGVAVDFDGLVLAEILHKLGAGRSKAGEPVNHSVGAELLVSLGQRVVKGEPWLRLHYEDPAPTTDQISRLQSALTVGKYDDAQTQHKMSLVKELMLN
- the LOC109976767 gene encoding thymidine phosphorylase-like isoform X2 — encoded protein: MESIPDLIKKKRDGKELCDQEIKTFIQAVTNKTIQECQIGAMLMAIWQKGMVNTETTTLTREMMSSGEVMSWPKEWEGRVVDKHSTGGVGDKVSLVLAPALAACGCKVPMISGRGLAHTGGTLDKLESIPGYNIHQSAIKIREILESVGCCIVGQTEMLVPADRVLYALRDATSTVDSLPLITGSIISKKGAESLSALVLDVKFGRAALYKDLQSAKELAQSLVNAGNGLGMRTGAVLSCMDATIGRFVGNSLEVIESLETLKGRGPDDLMELVTTLGGFLLMTTGSASNLSEGRKKISEAVTGGAALSKFQAMMEKQGVAKEMARLLCSAHSDYYSVLRKAKHQKELKTSAEGVAVDFDGLVLAEILHKLGAGRSKAGEPVNHSVGAELLVSLGQRVVKGEPWLRLHYEDPAPTTDQISRLQSALTVGKYDDAQTQHKMSLVKELMLN